From a single Nicotiana tabacum cultivar K326 chromosome 8, ASM71507v2, whole genome shotgun sequence genomic region:
- the LOC107832637 gene encoding uncharacterized protein LOC107832637, whose translation MSAIVCGKRSFFEDLQSPSPTSASPPISKKLRCSSTSPIRLSSSSPPPLQAAVIDQLRALFPDMNSQLLEKALEECGNDLDAAITRLHGLHVRYAEGNLVTASEADGEMDGGTVPTTSVLNDLPADGAEWVELFVREMMSATSIDDARTRSTRVLESLEKSICAGSAEAAQNFQKENMMLKEQIEMILRDNAILKRAVAIQHERQKEYDDRNEEVQHLKQLIVQYQEELRNLEVNNYALKMHLQHAQQCNSIPGRFHPDVF comes from the exons ATGTCTGCTATTGTTTGCGGCAAGAGATCGTTCTTCGAAGATTTACAATCGCCGTCGCCGACTTCAGCATCGCCGCCTATTTCTAAGAAGCTCCGATGTTCCTCCACCTCTCCGATTCGATTATCGTCTTCGTCGCCGCCGCCTCTGCAGGCGGCTGTCATCGATCAGCTGAGAGCTTTGTTTCCTGATATGAACAGTCAG CTTCTTGAGAAAGCCTTGGAGGAATGTGGCAATGATTTGGATGCCGCCATTACGAGACTGCATGGACTTCATGTTAGATATGCAGAAGGAAATTTAGTTACTGCTTCAGAAGCTGATGGAGAGATGGACGGTG GTACAGTGCCCACTACTTCTGTCCTAAATGATCTTCCGGCTGATGGTGCAGAATGGGTGGAGTTGTTTGTGAGGGAAATGATGAGTGCTACAAGCATAGATGATGCTAGGACTCGCTCAACAAGAGTGTTGGAGAGCTTAGAGAAATCTATTTGTGCAGGTAGTGCAGAAGCAGCCCAAAATTTTCAGAAG GAAAATATGATGCTGAAGGAGCAAATAGAAATGATTCTTCGAGACAATGCCATTCTCAAACGTGCAGTGGCAATCCAACATGAACGTCAAAAGGAGTACGATGATAGGAACGAGGAAGTACAGCATCTGAAGCAGTTGATTGTTCAATATCAAGAGGAATTGAGAAATCTTGAG GTCAACAATTATGCTTTGAAAATGCATTTGCAGCACGCTCAGCAATGCAACTCTATCCCTGGACGCTTCCATCCAGACGTCTTCTAA
- the LOC107832636 gene encoding SNF1-related protein kinase regulatory subunit gamma-like PV42a, with protein MQATMDVQESPKKSKQHQMLKDKQVKDLMVDKRRLVEVPYTATLADTINTLMANKVVAVPVAAPPGHWIGAGGSMILESDKQTGVVRKHYIGMVTMLDVLAHIAANGSADDADLAKKMMVPVSSIIGHCIESLSLWTLNPNTSIVDCMEVFSKGIHRAMVPIDGQSENVAGVELTESASCYRMLTQMDLLRFLNDFQELKVIMSHKVSDKQLQAVTASVFGVTNKAKVIDVIKCMRAGSLNAVPIVESSDDIVEDHTQLVNGKQRKIIGTFSATDLRGCPVWQLQPLLNQGVVDFLKMLSAAQFYESTGLRSSSRELVTCQPESSLREAVEKAVSNHVHRVWVVDEQGLLEGVASLTDMIRVIRLWYLTEILQ; from the exons ATGCAGGCAACTATGGATGTACAAGAAAGCCCCAAAAAATCTAAGCAGCACCAAATGCTGAAAGACAAGCAAGTGAAGGATTTAATGGTAGACAAAAGAAGGCTAGTGGAGGTTCCATATACAGCCACATTAGCAGACACAATAAATACTCTGATGGCTAACAAGGTGGTGGCTGTTCCGGTGGCTGCGCCGCCGGGACATTGGATAGGAGCTGGTGGTTCTATGATTTTGGAGTCTGATAAACAAACTGGTGTTGTAAGGAAACATTACATAGGGATGGTTACCATGCTTGATGTTTTGGCTCATATTGCTGCAAATGGTAGTGCTGATGATGCTGATCTTGCTAAAAAGATGATGGTCCCTGTTTCCTCTATTATAGGACATTGTATTGAAAGTCTTAGTTTGTGGACCCTCAATCCtaatactag CATTGTGGATTGTATGGAAGTGTTTAGCAAAGGTATACACCGTGCTATGGTGCCAATCGATGGACAATCAGAAAATGTAGCTGGAGTTGAGCTCACGGAGTCTGCATCATGTTATCGAATGCTAACACAAATGGATCTGCTACGGTTTTTGAATGACTTCCAAGAGCTTAAAGTTATCATGTCGCATAAGGTCTCGGACAAACAATTACAAGCAGTCACAGCTTCTGTATTCGGAGTTACTAATAAAGCAAAAGTTATCGACGTCATCAAATGTATGAGAGCAGGTTCGCTCAATGCTGTACCAATCGTGGAGTCGTCTGATGACATAGTAGAAGATCATACTCAGCTTGTAAAT GGGAAACAGAGGAAGATCATAGGAACATTTTCGGCAACAGACTTGAGAGGATGTCCTGTATGGCAACTGCAGCCTTTATTAAATCAAGGGGTTGTTGATTTCTTGAAGATGTTATCGGCAGCACAATTCTATGAATCTACAGGGCTGAGATCTTCGTCGAGGGAACTCGTTACTTGCCAACCAGAATCATCCCTAAGGGAAGCGGTAGAGAAAGCGGTTTCGAATCATGTGCATCGTGTTTGGGTGGTGGATGAACAAGGCTTGCTAGAGGGAGTAGCGTCCCTCACTGATATGATAAGAGTCATTCGGCTCTGGTATCTTACTGAGATTTTGCAATAA
- the LOC107832638 gene encoding uncharacterized protein LOC107832638 → MVKIIACFQLPNRSSRVWTPFLLNNGLVRSFGYRKLPEQLLNLSVLKLDGSSFVIHIARNATVADLKQAVEEAFNFSREDEGKILWSLVWSHFCLCYGSQKLVNDKALVSCLGIKDGDQLQFAQHATLEYRPAKQKWGSQSNQSKECSISNAHEENVEDHANIDAQEKSKMIGDLDEDAIPAPKFKRSHFLKGWLSRSKFWATRKF, encoded by the exons ATGGTGAAGATCATAGCGTGCTTTCAGCTTCCAAATCGGAGTTCTAGGGTTTGGACTCCATTTCTGCTAAACAATGGACTCGTTCGGAGTTTTGGTTACCGCAAACTTCCTGAACAGCTACTCAATCTCTCCGTCCTCAAATTAGATGGCTCTTCATTCG TAATTCATATAGCGAGGAATGCTACAGTAGCAGACCTTAAGCAAGCAGTTGAGGAAGCTTTCAATTTCTCGCGGGAGGATGAAGGAAAAATTTTGTG GTCGCTCGTATGGAGCCACTTCTGTTTGTGCTATGGAAGTCAGAAACTTGTTAATGACAAAGCTTTGGTTAGCTGTTTGGGAATCAAAGATGGAGATCAG CTTCAGTTTGCACAGCATGCGACATTGGAGTACAGGCCAGCTAAACAAAAATGGGGAAGCCAGAGTAACCAGTCCAAAGAATGCTCTAT TTCAAATGCCCATGAAGAGAATGTTGAAGATCATGCCAACATTGATGCCCAAGAGAAAAGCAAAATGATTGGTGATTTAGACGAGGACGCAATTCCTGCACCAAAATTCAAGCGGTCTCATTTTTTAAAAGGATGGTTATCTCGATCAAAATTTTGGGCCACAAGAAAGTTCTAG